The Pedobacter ginsengisoli region ATCAGGGTAGTTCATGGATCTTTACCGAAAGCACACCTGGTAGCTATACTTTTGGCCCGTTCAAAGGAGAACCGGGTCGCACATATAGCCTTAAAGTAAATATAAATAATGTGCTTTATACGGCTACCTCGACCATGCCCGATTCCGTAAAGATTGATTCGCTGGATGTTAAGGTGTTTAACTTTGGCAGCGAAAAGCAAAAGCAGGCACAGGTACATTATAAAGATCCTGCCGGAGTTGCCAATCAGTACCGGTTTGTGCTAAAAGTGAATGGTGCTCAATCTAGAAGTGTTTATGCAGAAAATGACCGTTTTACCGATGGGAACAATGTACCCAGTGTGATGTTTTTTACCGGCAAAAATAACGATGACAATCAGTTAAAAACAGGCGATAAGGTTGAGGTTGAAATGCAGTGTATTGATAAGAATGTATTTATCTATTGGAATACCCTAAGTCAGCAATCGCAAAATGGCCCTGGGGGTGGTGTAACACCTGGCAATC contains the following coding sequences:
- a CDS encoding DUF4249 domain-containing protein codes for the protein MLRKIKYLSLLLAVSFSICSCEKVIDVELNTSPNQLVIEGNITNKLGLQTIKISQSVAYTEPNDYPAVKGAVVNVTDDQGSSWIFTESTPGSYTFGPFKGEPGRTYSLKVNINNVLYTATSTMPDSVKIDSLDVKVFNFGSEKQKQAQVHYKDPAGVANQYRFVLKVNGAQSRSVYAENDRFTDGNNVPSVMFFTGKNNDDNQLKTGDKVEVEMQCIDKNVFIYWNTLSQQSQNGPGGGVTPGNPPSNISNNALGYFSAHTVSKKEMVVK